Proteins found in one Desulfobacterales bacterium genomic segment:
- the cbiM gene encoding cobalt transporter CbiM — translation MHISEGVLSAPVLISGGALAAVGTTIGLKKLDYDRIMTVSILSATFFVASLIHVPLGPGSVHLILNGLLGMVLGWASFPAILTALLLQAIFFQFGGLVVLGVNTFNMAAPAVLCYYLLRPWLSQPKSRPWAAFAGGFLSVFLATLLVALSLALSDTGFMATAKIVVAAHLPVMIIEGFITMFAVSFLARVQPQILGLTGLAGQYRPAATKQ, via the coding sequence ATGCATATCTCGGAAGGTGTATTGTCGGCGCCGGTGCTGATCAGTGGCGGCGCCCTGGCCGCGGTGGGTACCACGATCGGTCTGAAAAAACTCGATTATGACCGGATCATGACCGTGTCAATCCTGTCGGCCACCTTTTTCGTGGCCTCCCTCATCCATGTGCCCCTGGGGCCGGGCAGCGTCCACCTGATCTTAAACGGTCTGCTCGGGATGGTGCTGGGCTGGGCCAGTTTCCCGGCAATCCTTACCGCCCTGCTGCTCCAGGCCATCTTCTTCCAGTTCGGCGGCCTGGTGGTCCTGGGGGTCAACACCTTCAACATGGCGGCCCCGGCCGTGCTTTGCTACTACCTGCTGCGGCCCTGGCTGAGCCAACCGAAATCAAGGCCCTGGGCCGCATTTGCCGGCGGCTTTCTCTCGGTCTTCCTGGCCACCCTGCTGGTGGCCCTGTCCCTGGCCCTGTCGGACACGGGCTTTATGGCCACTGCCAAAATTGTTGTTGCCGCCCACCTGCCGGTGATGATCATCGAGGGCTTTATCACCATGTTCGCCGTCTCTTTCCTGGCCAGGGTTCAACCGCAAATATTGGGTCTGACCGGTCTGGCCGGACAATATCGGCCAGCGGCAACGAAACAATGA